Below is a genomic region from Sphingopyxis terrae subsp. terrae NBRC 15098.
TCTTCATCGGTGGCTTCACCGCGCATTACACGATCGAGGGACAGAGCTTCTACGGCATCGATGTCTCGCAGTGGTTCCCCTATGCACTGACCCGCACCTGGCATGTGCAGAGCGCGGTACTGTGGATAGCGACCGCTTTCCTCGCCGCCGGGCTGTTCCTCGCGCCGGTGGTCCACGGCGGCGATCCGAAGCATCAGAAGCTCGGCGTCGACCTGCTCTTCTGGGCGCTGATCCTCGTCGTCGCCGGCTCGTTCGCGGGCAATTATCTCGCCATCGCGCACGCGATGCCCGAGAGGCTGAGCTTCTGGCTCGGGCATCAGGGCTATGAATTTCTCGATCTCGGCCGCGTCTGGCAAATCGCGCTGTTCGCGGGGCTGCTCTTCTGGCTGGTGCTGATGCTGCGCGGCATGATGCCCGCGCTGCGGCGCGAAAAGGAAGGCGACCGGAGCCTGCTCCTGCTGCTCACCGTCTCGACGGTCGCGATCGGGCTCTTCTACGGCTCGGGTCTCTTCTATGGCGAGCGCACCCACATCACGATCATGGAATATTGGCGCTGGTGGGTCGTCCACCTGTGGGTCGAGGGCATCTTCGAGGTCTTCGCGACCGCCGCCATCGCCTTCATCTTCGCCTCGATGGGCCTCGTGTCGAAACGGATCGCGACCGCGGCCAGCCTCGCTTCGGCCTCGCTGTTCATGGTCGGCGGGGTGCCGGGCACCTTCCATCATCTCTATTTCTCGGGGACGACGACCCCGGTGATGGCGGTCGGCGCGGCGTTCAGCGCGCTCGAGGTCGTACCGCTGATCGTGCTCGGCTACGAGGCGTGGGAGCATTGGAGCCTGCGCGACCGCGCGCCGTGGATGCGCTCGCTGCGCTGGCCCTTGATATGCTTCGTCGCGGTCGCCTTCTGGAACATGCTTGGCGCCGGGGTCTTCGGCTTCATGATCAACACGCCGGTCGCGCTCTTTTACCTCCAGGGGCTCAACACCACCGCGGTTCACGCCCATGCGGCATTGTTCGGGGTCTACGGTTTTCTCGCGCTGGGCTTCACCCTGCTGGTGCTGCGCTACATCCGGCCTGAGATCGCGTTCAACGAGCGGCTGATGCGCACGGGCTTCTGGGGGCTCAACGCGGGGCTGGTGCTGATGATCTTCACCAGCCTGCTGCCGGTCGGCCTGTTCCAGTTCGAGGCGAGCGTGACCACCGGCATGTGGTATGCGCGCAGCGATACCTTCCTGCAGCAGGGCTTCCTCGAAACCTTGCGCTGGGTCCGCACCTTCGGC
It encodes:
- a CDS encoding nitric-oxide reductase large subunit; the encoded protein is MGEYRKLWWTLIAVLTVTFAILGVAGAEVYRKAPPIPAKVVSASGALLMTHDDIMAGQAAWQSTGGMQLGSIWGHGAYQAPDWSADWLHRELTAWLSLAAEDGYGKPFDDLAVEQKAALTYQLKQEYRHNALDPATGVVTVSDRRARALAIVAAHYDALYGTDPALREMRDNYAMKEDTLPSAEKRQKLADFFFWTAWAASTERPGTVATYTNNWPPEPLIGNQPTPENILWSLACVVILIAGVGSLIWGWAFLRRHEDTPLAPADKDPLTLAALTPSQRALGKYLFVVAALFIFQVFIGGFTAHYTIEGQSFYGIDVSQWFPYALTRTWHVQSAVLWIATAFLAAGLFLAPVVHGGDPKHQKLGVDLLFWALILVVAGSFAGNYLAIAHAMPERLSFWLGHQGYEFLDLGRVWQIALFAGLLFWLVLMLRGMMPALRREKEGDRSLLLLLTVSTVAIGLFYGSGLFYGERTHITIMEYWRWWVVHLWVEGIFEVFATAAIAFIFASMGLVSKRIATAASLASASLFMVGGVPGTFHHLYFSGTTTPVMAVGAAFSALEVVPLIVLGYEAWEHWSLRDRAPWMRSLRWPLICFVAVAFWNMLGAGVFGFMINTPVALFYLQGLNTTAVHAHAALFGVYGFLALGFTLLVLRYIRPEIAFNERLMRTGFWGLNAGLVLMIFTSLLPVGLFQFEASVTTGMWYARSDTFLQQGFLETLRWVRTFGDVVFIVGAVAIAWQVVILGLWRKGARA